The Microbacterium sp. zg-Y1090 sequence ACGTATTCTCATGCTATCTAGCGGCCCAGACATCGAACCTGAATACGAGTCGACTAGCTCTCTACTTGGCCACTAATCAGGCCATTTGTATGGACGTCCGCTCGGTCGTGAAATCCACTCCGTCCAACACGAATCGGTGCCGTCATGTCTGGCCCCCAACGGGCTCGCTGCTTCGCATACTGCTGTTCGTTCAAGGCACCGAGCATGGCATGAGTCCTCACGTGGGCTGGGCTTGATGGTTCGATGATGGATCGCCCCCCAGCTTGAAGGACGACGCCGAGCCGGGTTAGGCGCCGCCGGGTCACCGTCGGCTCCTCATCGAGGAAGGCCACCGCCACAACCGCGTACCGGAGGGTGTTGGAGCGATCCAGCAGCGGCTGGTCACCGCTCACGACCGCAAGTCGACGACCCGTAGCCGACCCCGTCCTGCGGTTGCATGTGGGCGCTGTCTCTTCTGCGACGCACCAAACACTGTCCAGTCGTACACAAAGCACCACGAGCTGGAATCGTGCGGGAAAGACCGCGCTCGCACCGGCCCGCTGAATCTGGATGACCCCGTTCTCCAGCGGCTCGCGCAGTGCGTCGAGGGCGCCGCCGGCGAACTCGCCCGCCTCATCGAGGAACAGCACGCCACCGCTGGCCCGCGCGATCGCCCCGGGACGGATCACACGGCTTCCCCCGCCGACGAGGGCGGCGACGCTGGCGGTGTGGTGCGGCGCCTCAAACGGCGGTGTGCGCTCCAGCCGCACGACCCCGGCACCACTGAGCGAGCGCACCGACGCCGCCTGAAGTGCCGCAGCGTCATCGAGGTCGGGCAGGATGCCGGGTAGCCGACGCGCCAGCATGGTCTTTCCCGCGCCCGGCGGCCCGCTCATCAGCACGTGGTGGCCACCGGCGGCGGCGAGCACGATCGCGTCGACCGCATCCCGCTGCCCGATCACCTCGGCCAGCTCGAGCACCGGCGCGGGCGCGTCGGCGGGTTCGGCGGCGCCGACCGGCACGAGGTCACGGTCTTCGACGTCGAGGCCGTGCCAGCGCAGCACCTGCAGCAGGCTGACAGCGCCGAGCACCTCCATCCCCTCGACCAGCTCCGCCTCGGCGCGGTTCGCGTGCGGCACGGCCACGCGGGTGATGCCGGCGCGCGCCGCGGCGAGCACGGCCGGCAGCACCCCGGGGACCGGTCGCAGCCGTCCGTCCAGCCCCAGCTCCCCGAGGTGCACGGTGGCCCGAAGCGATCGGGGGTCGAGGCTCTGTTCGGTGGCCAGCGCCGCGACGGCGATGGCCAGGTCGAACCCGGCGCCCTGCTTGGGCAGGCTCGCCGGTGAGAGGTTCACTGTGATCCGCCGCCGCGGCAGCTGCACGCCGCTGTTCTCGCAGGCATTGTGCACGCGCTGGTGCGCCTCACCGAGCGCCTTGTCCGGGAGTCCGATGATCTTGAAGTCCGGCGTCTGGCGTGACAGGTCGGCCTCGACCTCGACGAGTGCGCCGTCGAGCCCGGTGAGGGCGACGGACCAGGTGCGCGCGACGGTCATCGCAGGTCCTGCAGATGCTCGAGCACCGCCGTGGCCGGATCGTCCCCCGTGATCGCGATCACATCGAGTCGGAGCATCCGCCCCTGCACGACATCGGGATGGGCGGCCATCCACGCGTACGCCACCTGCCAGAGGCGCCGGCGCTTGCGTTCGTCCACCGCTTCCAACGGGTGCCCGAAGGCGTCGGAGCGCCGGGTCTTCACCTCGACGAGGATCAGCTCGCCGCCTCGGGCTGCGATCAGATCCAGCTCGCCCTGCGCGCACCGCCAGTTGCGGTCGAGCACCTGCCACCCGGCATCCTGCAGGTGCCGCGCCGCTCGCGCCTCACCCGCTCGCCCACGCTCGTCCTTGGCTGCCATGCAGCGATCGTGGCGCGCTGTGGCCGGCCGCGCGGGGGCGCATCGGCGCGCCGTGGACGCTCAGGTCCGATCGGCGCCTGAGGAGAAGGCGCCGGCCTCAGGAATCGAGCGAGAGCTCCTCGGGCAGGTGGAAGTCCCGCCGCGTCAGCTCCTCGACGTTGACGTCCTTGAATGTCAGCACACGCACCGACTTCACGAACCGGTCGGCGCGGTAGATGTCCCACACCCACACGTCGGTCATCGAGATCTCGAAGTAGAAGTCGTGCTCGGTGTCACGACGCACCACGTTCACCTCGTTGGCGAGGTAGAACCGGCGCTCGGTCTCGATGACGTACGCGAACTGCGACACGACATCGCGGTACTCGCGATACAGCGCCAGCTCAAGTTCGCGGTCGTAGTCCTCGAAGCCCTCGTCATCCATGGTGACTCCATCCTAGGCCCGGGTCAGAACAGCGTCGGCGCTTCCGCGATCGCCCACGACGCTCGGTGATGGGAGCTCAGGCCGATGGCACGGATCGCCTCCCGGTGTTCCAGGCTCGCGTAGCCCTTGTTGCGCGCCCACTGATAGTCCGGCCACTCGTCGTGGAGGGTCGTCATGTGCGCGTCGCGGGCCACCTTGGCGATGACGGATGCCGCGGCGGCGCTCGCACAGTCGCGGTCGGCCTTCACCACCGGTCGCACGTTCAGTCCGGTTCCCCCGGCGGGGGTGATGTAGTCGTGGTTGCCGTCGAGCAGCACCAGCGCCTCCTCTGCGACGACGCCGTGCGCGGTCAGCTGCGTGATGGCGCGCAGTGCCGCCAGGCCCAGGGCGCGGATGATGCCGACCTGGTCGACCTCGGCGGGACTGGCCCAGCCCACGGCCGAGGCCTGCACCCAGCCGGCGGCGCGCGCGGCGACGTCGGCACGGCGCGCGGCGGGCACGAGCTTGGAATCGCGCAGCCCCTCGGGGATGCGACGGCGGGCGCGCGCCGCATCCATCGCCACGGCACCGACGGCCACAGGACCGGCGAGGGCACCTCGGCCGACCTCGTCGCACGCGATCACCAGCGGGTGCTCGCGCAGCAGACGTCGCTCGAGGGTCAGTCGGGGCTCGACGACGGTCACGGCTCGGTCGACTCCGGATCAGAGCTCGGGATGCCGGCGAACACGTCGTGCTGGCCGTCGATCAGCCCGAGCCGGTCCAGCGGCCACGTGATGAGGAACGCCCGGCCGACGACGTTCTCGATCGGAACGAAACCCTTGCCGGGCTGGTCCACGTTGTACCGCGAGTCGCGGGAGTGGTCGCGGTTGTCGCCCAGCACCCAGAGAGATCCTTCGGGCACGACGACGTCGAACTCCACCACCTTCGGGGCGTTCTCGCCGGCGAGCAGATTCAGGTAGGGCTTCTCGTCGATCGGCACGCCGTTGACGGTCAGCTGCCCGAGCACGTTGCAGCACACCACCCTGTCTCCGGGAAGCCCGACGATGCGCTTGATCAGGTGATCCTTGCTATCGGGCGCAGAGAGGCCGATGAAGCCCATGGCAGCGTCCACCGCAGCCGCCAGCGGAGCGCGCTCCGGTTCCGGCGTGACGGGGAGCCAGCCGCCCGGGTCGCGGAAGACCACGACGTCGCCGCGGTCGTAGCCGCCGAACCGTGGCGACAGCTCATCGACCAGGATGCGGTCCT is a genomic window containing:
- a CDS encoding YifB family Mg chelatase-like AAA ATPase, whose product is MTVARTWSVALTGLDGALVEVEADLSRQTPDFKIIGLPDKALGEAHQRVHNACENSGVQLPRRRITVNLSPASLPKQGAGFDLAIAVAALATEQSLDPRSLRATVHLGELGLDGRLRPVPGVLPAVLAAARAGITRVAVPHANRAEAELVEGMEVLGAVSLLQVLRWHGLDVEDRDLVPVGAAEPADAPAPVLELAEVIGQRDAVDAIVLAAAGGHHVLMSGPPGAGKTMLARRLPGILPDLDDAAALQAASVRSLSGAGVVRLERTPPFEAPHHTASVAALVGGGSRVIRPGAIARASGGVLFLDEAGEFAGGALDALREPLENGVIQIQRAGASAVFPARFQLVVLCVRLDSVWCVAEETAPTCNRRTGSATGRRLAVVSGDQPLLDRSNTLRYAVVAVAFLDEEPTVTRRRLTRLGVVLQAGGRSIIEPSSPAHVRTHAMLGALNEQQYAKQRARWGPDMTAPIRVGRSGFHDRADVHTNGLISGQVES
- a CDS encoding YraN family protein; amino-acid sequence: MAAKDERGRAGEARAARHLQDAGWQVLDRNWRCAQGELDLIAARGGELILVEVKTRRSDAFGHPLEAVDERKRRRLWQVAYAWMAAHPDVVQGRMLRLDVIAITGDDPATAVLEHLQDLR
- a CDS encoding DUF2469 domain-containing protein, which gives rise to MDDEGFEDYDRELELALYREYRDVVSQFAYVIETERRFYLANEVNVVRRDTEHDFYFEISMTDVWVWDIYRADRFVKSVRVLTFKDVNVEELTRRDFHLPEELSLDS
- a CDS encoding ribonuclease HII, translated to MTVVEPRLTLERRLLREHPLVIACDEVGRGALAGPVAVGAVAMDAARARRRIPEGLRDSKLVPAARRADVAARAAGWVQASAVGWASPAEVDQVGIIRALGLAALRAITQLTAHGVVAEEALVLLDGNHDYITPAGGTGLNVRPVVKADRDCASAAAASVIAKVARDAHMTTLHDEWPDYQWARNKGYASLEHREAIRAIGLSSHHRASWAIAEAPTLF
- the lepB gene encoding signal peptidase I → MSMTAEQMVPPQEPAAHRRRGWWPFLRDVLVIVLIAVVVSFLVKTFVVRSFYIPSGSMQQTLQIEDRILVDELSPRFGGYDRGDVVVFRDPGGWLPVTPEPERAPLAAAVDAAMGFIGLSAPDSKDHLIKRIVGLPGDRVVCCNVLGQLTVNGVPIDEKPYLNLLAGENAPKVVEFDVVVPEGSLWVLGDNRDHSRDSRYNVDQPGKGFVPIENVVGRAFLITWPLDRLGLIDGQHDVFAGIPSSDPESTEP